One window from the genome of Hyalangium gracile encodes:
- a CDS encoding S1 family peptidase, whose amino-acid sequence MSRFRKDSFPWVSVLLWLCALEGCAASTAAAFEGDASALPPGFEFTLSGAKEDLENRYRTTVLVTSERGLCSGVMLSPRLVLTAAHCLCLPPTQGLPERPIDTSNCAVDVTVTAHTYEVGAGPRRPVTSHPRSYQGLASAHPSFKASMREAGVVSLEADLAVVRLKKPVEGMRIEVRLPKAEVELDESLVMVGYGATGPEGEQGGRRRYGRNVVTNIQLAAGGNGVFAFRALGTHSQEGDSGGPCFREERGRRWLVGVNSGHANGGTISVFTSIFHYRAWIAERIQKAEVD is encoded by the coding sequence ATGAGCCGATTCCGGAAGGACTCTTTCCCATGGGTGTCTGTTCTGCTGTGGCTGTGTGCGCTGGAGGGATGCGCCGCGAGCACTGCCGCTGCTTTTGAAGGGGATGCCTCCGCGCTGCCTCCTGGCTTCGAGTTCACGCTCTCCGGTGCGAAGGAGGATCTGGAGAACCGGTATCGAACGACGGTTCTCGTCACCAGCGAGCGAGGCCTCTGCAGCGGCGTCATGCTCTCCCCGCGTCTCGTCCTGACAGCGGCTCACTGCCTCTGTCTGCCGCCCACCCAAGGTCTCCCGGAGCGTCCCATCGACACCTCGAACTGCGCGGTGGATGTGACCGTTACAGCCCACACCTATGAAGTGGGAGCAGGCCCGCGGCGTCCAGTGACGAGCCATCCTCGCTCGTATCAAGGACTGGCCTCCGCGCACCCGTCCTTCAAAGCGAGCATGCGAGAAGCAGGAGTCGTGTCGTTGGAGGCGGATCTGGCGGTCGTACGTCTGAAGAAGCCCGTGGAGGGGATGAGAATCGAGGTTCGGTTGCCGAAGGCCGAGGTTGAGCTCGATGAGTCTCTGGTCATGGTGGGATACGGAGCCACCGGACCTGAGGGAGAGCAGGGAGGACGTCGTCGCTACGGGCGCAACGTCGTCACGAACATCCAACTCGCGGCGGGCGGCAATGGCGTGTTCGCATTCCGTGCGCTGGGAACGCACTCTCAAGAGGGGGACAGCGGCGGTCCCTGCTTCCGCGAGGAGCGAGGAAGACGCTGGCTCGTCGGAGTCAACAGCGGTCATGCGAATGGAGGTACGATCTCCGTGTTCACGAGCATCTTTCATTACCGCGCATGGATCGCGGAGCGTATCCAGAAGGCGGAAGTGGATTGA
- a CDS encoding metallophosphoesterase family protein — MNRIGLIGDIHCEHVSLAAVLPFFTVELLRELETHSHRRMVRTIEGLTLINAGTLHRDHEPCFALVDLSRGEVSFHDIHDDWIAEPPQVHRLPA, encoded by the coding sequence TTGAATCGGATTGGCCTCATCGGTGACATCCACTGCGAGCACGTGTCGCTCGCGGCCGTGCTCCCCTTCTTCACCGTGGAGCTACTGCGCGAGCTGGAGACTCATTCCCACCGACGCATGGTCCGGACCATCGAAGGGCTGACCCTCATCAACGCCGGCACCCTCCATCGAGACCACGAACCCTGCTTCGCCCTCGTCGATCTCTCCCGAGGCGAGGTCTCGTTCCACGACATCCACGACGACTGGATCGCCGAGCCGCCCCAGGTGCATCGCCTTCCAGCCTGA
- the queC gene encoding 7-cyano-7-deazaguanine synthase QueC has product MMKKAVVLLSGGLDSTTCLAMAKAAGFEPVCLAISYGQRHAVELERARKVAEAMGVKDFRVVPIDLRSVGGSALTADIPVPKDRPETEMSHGIPVTYVPARNTLFLALALGLAEVVGAQDLYIGVNAVDYSGYPDCRPEFIRAFEALANLATKAGVEGARFKIHAPLSGMTKADIIREGTRLGVDYGMTHSCYDPDARGLACGHCDSCVLRKKGFQEAGVPDPTPYMEAK; this is encoded by the coding sequence CTGATGAAGAAGGCCGTGGTGCTGCTCTCCGGAGGGCTGGACTCCACCACCTGTCTGGCCATGGCGAAGGCGGCGGGCTTCGAGCCGGTGTGCCTGGCGATCTCGTACGGCCAGCGCCACGCGGTGGAGCTGGAGCGCGCGCGCAAGGTGGCGGAGGCGATGGGGGTGAAGGACTTCCGCGTGGTGCCCATCGACCTGCGGAGCGTGGGAGGCTCGGCGCTGACGGCGGACATCCCGGTGCCGAAGGACCGGCCGGAGACGGAGATGTCCCACGGCATCCCCGTGACGTACGTGCCGGCGCGCAACACGCTCTTCCTGGCGCTGGCGCTGGGGCTGGCGGAGGTGGTGGGCGCGCAGGACCTCTACATCGGCGTGAACGCGGTGGACTACAGCGGCTACCCGGACTGCCGGCCGGAGTTCATCCGCGCGTTCGAGGCGCTGGCGAACCTGGCGACGAAGGCGGGAGTGGAGGGGGCGCGCTTCAAGATCCACGCGCCGCTGTCGGGGATGACGAAGGCGGACATCATCCGCGAGGGGACGCGGCTGGGCGTGGACTATGGGATGACGCACTCGTGCTACGACCCGGACGCGCGGGGCCTCGCGTGCGGGCACTGCGATAGCTGTGTGCTGCGGAAGAAGGGGTTCCAGGAGGCGGGGGTCCCGGACCCGACGCCCTACATGGAGGCGAAGTGA
- the ddpX gene encoding D-alanyl-D-alanine dipeptidase, with translation MLPAAKLALTLWLSAGAGESPVVDATELIPDLVLDLRYATEDNFLKRKVYPDGARCMLLPDTANRLKKAADTLRPKGYRLKVYDCYRPRAVQYEMWKILPEPGYVADPKFGSNHNRGAAVDLTLVTADGAPVEMPTAFDDFTPAAHHGYKGGTEASRKHRELLRQAMEGAGFKRNRMEWWHYDLPGAKKLPVLDVPFTKPQ, from the coding sequence ATGCTGCCCGCGGCGAAGCTGGCGCTGACGTTGTGGCTCTCGGCGGGAGCGGGCGAGTCGCCCGTGGTGGACGCCACGGAGCTCATCCCGGATCTGGTGTTGGACCTGCGCTACGCGACGGAGGACAACTTCCTGAAGCGGAAGGTGTACCCGGACGGCGCGCGCTGCATGCTGCTGCCGGACACGGCGAACCGGCTGAAGAAGGCGGCGGACACGCTGCGGCCGAAGGGCTACCGGCTGAAGGTGTACGACTGCTATCGGCCGCGCGCGGTGCAGTACGAGATGTGGAAGATCCTGCCGGAGCCGGGGTACGTGGCGGACCCGAAGTTCGGCTCGAACCACAACCGGGGCGCGGCGGTGGACCTGACGCTGGTGACGGCGGACGGGGCCCCGGTGGAGATGCCGACGGCGTTCGATGACTTCACGCCCGCGGCGCACCACGGCTACAAGGGCGGCACGGAGGCTTCGCGCAAGCACCGGGAGCTCCTCCGCCAGGCGATGGAAGGCGCCGGCTTCAAGCGCAACAGGATGGAGTGGTGGCACTACGATCTGCCGGGAGCGAAGAAGCTGCCCGTGCTCGACGTGCCCTTCACGAAGCCGCAGTGA
- a CDS encoding flavodoxin domain-containing protein: MAQRILVGFSTVQGQTAKVAEHVARTLRAGGAEVDVRDVGEIPRVSLADYDGVVLGASIHVNRHQRRMVEFVRSHREALAGRPNAFFSVSLTATSASAEHRRQAEAYVEAFTKETGWKPARVALFAGALPFTRYGFIVRFVMKRISRARLGPLDTSRDHEFTDWESVTRFAEEFLRTLGASGTQPVGKAG, translated from the coding sequence ATGGCGCAGCGAATCCTGGTGGGCTTCAGCACCGTGCAGGGCCAGACGGCCAAGGTGGCGGAGCACGTGGCCCGGACGCTGCGGGCCGGCGGGGCGGAGGTGGACGTGCGGGATGTGGGCGAGATTCCGCGGGTGTCGCTCGCGGATTACGACGGTGTGGTGCTGGGGGCGAGCATCCACGTGAACCGGCACCAGCGCCGCATGGTGGAGTTCGTCCGGAGCCACCGGGAGGCACTGGCGGGCAGGCCCAACGCCTTCTTCTCGGTGAGCCTGACGGCCACGAGCGCCTCGGCGGAGCACCGGCGGCAGGCGGAGGCCTACGTGGAGGCCTTCACGAAGGAGACGGGGTGGAAGCCAGCCCGGGTGGCGCTGTTCGCGGGAGCCCTGCCCTTCACGCGGTATGGGTTCATCGTGCGCTTCGTCATGAAGCGCATCTCGCGGGCGAGGCTGGGCCCGCTGGACACGTCTCGCGATCATGAGTTCACCGACTGGGAGTCCGTGACTCGCTTCGCCGAGGAGTTTCTCCGGACGCTCGGCGCGTCCGGGACGCAGCCCGTGGGGAAGGCCGGGTAG
- a CDS encoding S1 family peptidase has translation MDRGAYPEGGSGLNGRCRMLRDGVWTVPLLLAVVLLPSCGGGGGGGRADAGTRSIEGDSGQVLRWKDEDNRYSSVVLIRSDLGFCSGVLVAPRLVLTAAHCFCPPGGGMDPKKGEASCGRRAMAVSSFHERAGEEPRTILDTSEGTVVVHAEFRAETQGVGGRTLVKNRLADLAVVRLERPLANTRVDRTLSREEVRLNDELTLVGYGTTDATGSNGGVRRLGRNTVSELRSSSNPNGHEIGFRHPGAHARPGDSGAPCFLEENGSRWLVGISSGYVSQGAPESWFTSTYSYRDWIEGQIEQARKMESP, from the coding sequence ATGGATCGCGGAGCGTATCCAGAAGGCGGAAGTGGATTGAACGGGCGATGTCGGATGCTCCGAGATGGAGTCTGGACCGTACCCCTGCTGCTGGCCGTCGTGCTGCTGCCGAGCTGCGGCGGCGGCGGTGGTGGTGGACGCGCGGATGCTGGTACCCGTTCCATTGAGGGGGACTCGGGCCAGGTTCTCCGCTGGAAGGATGAGGACAACCGCTACTCCTCCGTCGTGCTGATCCGGAGCGACCTGGGATTTTGTAGCGGTGTCCTCGTTGCTCCACGGCTCGTGCTGACAGCCGCCCACTGCTTCTGCCCTCCAGGAGGTGGAATGGACCCAAAGAAGGGGGAGGCGAGTTGCGGCAGAAGGGCGATGGCCGTGAGCTCCTTCCATGAGCGAGCCGGGGAGGAGCCGCGGACCATTCTGGACACATCCGAGGGCACAGTGGTGGTGCACGCGGAGTTTCGCGCAGAGACTCAGGGCGTGGGCGGCAGGACCTTGGTCAAGAATCGCCTGGCGGATCTCGCGGTAGTCCGCTTGGAGAGGCCTCTCGCAAACACTCGAGTCGACCGAACGCTCAGTCGCGAGGAGGTCCGGCTCAATGACGAGCTGACCCTTGTGGGGTACGGGACCACGGACGCGACCGGAAGCAATGGAGGCGTGCGTCGCTTGGGCAGGAACACTGTCTCGGAGCTTCGATCCTCCTCTAATCCGAATGGGCACGAGATAGGCTTCCGGCACCCGGGCGCGCATGCACGACCTGGTGACAGTGGTGCTCCCTGCTTTCTCGAGGAGAATGGAAGCCGCTGGCTCGTGGGGATCAGCAGCGGGTATGTCAGCCAGGGTGCTCCAGAGTCCTGGTTCACGAGCACCTACAGCTACCGTGATTGGATTGAAGGGCAGATCGAACAAGCCCGGAAGATGGAGTCTCCTTGA
- a CDS encoding trypsin-like serine protease, whose translation MEGLLAGTRPVNGELAPSTELGAEGFEFGPAQPDVRQFAGEMDVQNRYLPVVMLSLNDPMALPDCSGVLLGPRLVLTAGSCVCALREKGALSIARAESRADKSSCVKRVLVTAVAYGEVGNPRFKERTTDMQFHTSAGSVSPHPSLELILDPRGFVVRSQADLATIVLDEPMEEEASEVLLARDEAQVGEALVMAGYGHDEIVGGFHGVRYSRKNKVVGVTPSEGGRIQYEQQGAAAYNGFDGGPCFREAEGRRWLVGVARARADRELVCTSTVTYEAWLHSELQRAKDSRGSKPPGP comes from the coding sequence GTGGAAGGACTCCTCGCTGGTACCCGGCCCGTCAATGGAGAGCTGGCACCCTCCACCGAGCTTGGCGCGGAGGGGTTTGAGTTCGGTCCTGCCCAACCAGACGTCCGACAATTCGCGGGCGAGATGGATGTGCAGAACCGCTACCTGCCCGTCGTGATGCTCTCGCTGAACGACCCCATGGCTCTGCCGGACTGCAGTGGAGTTCTCTTGGGGCCTCGCCTGGTGCTGACCGCGGGGAGCTGCGTCTGCGCACTGAGAGAAAAGGGGGCTCTCTCCATTGCTCGAGCGGAGAGCAGGGCGGACAAGTCGTCATGTGTGAAGCGGGTTCTCGTGACCGCTGTCGCCTATGGGGAGGTAGGCAATCCCAGGTTCAAGGAGAGGACGACGGACATGCAGTTCCACACGTCCGCAGGCTCCGTCAGCCCTCATCCGAGCCTGGAGCTGATTCTGGACCCACGCGGCTTCGTCGTGAGAAGCCAGGCCGACCTTGCCACGATCGTGCTGGATGAACCCATGGAGGAGGAGGCCTCGGAGGTTCTGCTTGCAAGGGATGAAGCCCAGGTAGGCGAAGCCTTGGTCATGGCGGGATACGGCCATGATGAGATCGTGGGTGGCTTCCACGGCGTTCGTTACTCTCGCAAGAACAAGGTGGTGGGGGTCACGCCCTCCGAAGGAGGACGGATTCAATACGAGCAGCAAGGGGCTGCCGCGTACAACGGCTTCGACGGAGGACCGTGCTTCCGCGAAGCAGAAGGGCGGCGCTGGCTGGTCGGCGTCGCGAGGGCCCGCGCGGATCGGGAACTCGTGTGCACGAGCACCGTCACATACGAGGCGTGGCTGCATTCGGAGCTGCAGCGCGCGAAGGACTCTCGGGGCAGCAAGCCGCCTGGCCCATGA
- a CDS encoding S8 family peptidase, translating to MRLSTVSKRALSGLAVSLLMACPKSPPDGDDPNKPCSSGVTMTAAQAAQEKFVTVDKPIPGEFIVVLKEPAAGVQPQPVQALSQQLTTRYGGTAFSLYEHALRGFASRMTDDQAKAMSADTEVAYVQQNQVVTAFESQPNATWGLDRVDQRDLPLDKQYNFGARGKGVHAYIIDTGIRISHSDFGGRADVGFDAINDGNKGIDCNGHGTHVAGTVGGSTYGVAKDALLHAVRVLGCSGSGSTAGVVAGIDWVTNNKQLPAVANMSLGGGADRAMDDAVRRSVAAGITYVLAAGNDNRDACGSSPARAAEGITVGATTNSDGRASFSNYGGCVDIFAPGHNITSAWHTDDGANKTISGTSMAAPHVAGMVALYLGTRTDATPNDVAKAMTDNATPDKVGSAGKCSPNKLGFMGFIAPAAPPPAAL from the coding sequence ATGCGTCTGTCGACCGTATCGAAGAGGGCCCTGTCCGGGCTGGCCGTGTCCCTGCTGATGGCGTGCCCGAAGAGCCCACCGGATGGGGACGATCCGAACAAGCCGTGCTCCAGCGGGGTGACGATGACGGCGGCCCAGGCGGCGCAGGAGAAGTTCGTCACCGTCGACAAGCCCATTCCGGGAGAGTTCATCGTCGTGCTGAAGGAGCCGGCGGCGGGGGTGCAGCCGCAGCCGGTGCAGGCGCTCTCGCAGCAGCTGACCACGCGGTACGGCGGCACCGCGTTCTCCCTGTACGAGCACGCGCTGCGCGGCTTCGCCAGCAGGATGACGGACGACCAGGCGAAGGCCATGTCCGCGGATACGGAGGTGGCGTACGTGCAGCAGAACCAGGTGGTCACGGCGTTCGAGTCGCAGCCCAACGCGACGTGGGGCCTGGACCGCGTCGATCAGCGCGACCTGCCGCTGGACAAGCAGTACAACTTCGGTGCCCGGGGCAAGGGGGTGCACGCGTACATCATCGACACGGGCATCCGCATCTCGCACAGCGACTTCGGTGGGCGAGCGGACGTGGGCTTCGACGCCATCAATGATGGGAACAAGGGCATCGACTGCAACGGGCACGGCACGCACGTGGCGGGCACGGTGGGCGGCAGCACGTACGGCGTGGCGAAGGACGCGCTGCTCCACGCGGTGCGGGTGCTGGGCTGCTCTGGCTCGGGCTCGACGGCGGGCGTGGTGGCGGGCATCGACTGGGTGACGAACAACAAGCAGCTGCCAGCGGTGGCGAACATGAGCCTGGGTGGCGGAGCGGACCGGGCGATGGATGACGCGGTCCGCAGGTCGGTGGCGGCGGGCATCACCTACGTGCTCGCGGCGGGCAACGACAACAGGGATGCGTGCGGCAGCTCGCCGGCGCGCGCGGCCGAGGGCATCACGGTGGGGGCGACGACGAACAGCGACGGTCGCGCCTCGTTCTCCAACTATGGCGGGTGCGTGGACATCTTCGCGCCGGGCCACAACATCACCTCGGCGTGGCACACGGATGACGGGGCCAACAAGACGATCAGCGGCACGTCGATGGCCGCTCCGCACGTGGCGGGCATGGTGGCGCTGTACCTGGGGACGCGCACGGACGCCACGCCCAATGACGTGGCCAAGGCGATGACGGACAACGCCACGCCGGACAAGGTGGGCTCGGCGGGCAAGTGCTCGCCCAACAAGCTGGGCTTCATGGGCTTCATCGCGCCGGCCGCGCCTCCGCCCGCGGCGCTGTGA